The segment TCCATGTCCCGAACGTCATCTGGTGCCATCCAACAATTCCCTAACGATACATGCAGTGTGTGCGTTTCTGTCAGCTAAAATTTTTCCCTTATCATGAAGTTCATTGAGTTTTTGCTTGTCATTATTGTTCTCTTctgataatattctttttattgttCAGATACATTACTTATGCAAAAGAGGAAGAGGCTGTCCGTTGCATCCAGGCCGTTCATGGGTTTACCTTGGATGGTAAATCACTGAAGTATGTTTTGCCTCGCTTCCTTCttgtttgaaaacatgtatCTAgtgtttttagtttgttttcatTCAATTGTGGATAAGATGTATGTACATGCATATATTTCAGGGCGTGTTTTGGGACAACCAAGTATTGTCATGCATGGCTGAGAAATGCGGTGCGCCTTCCACGGATTCTTGTTCTGCTTTCTGACCCCCTGATGTCTTTTGTAGTGATGAGTTGCATGTTTTTGTTTCCAGGCTTGTGTTAATCCTGATTGTCTCTATCTGCACGAGGTTGGTTCTCAAGAGGATAGTTTCACAAAAGATGAGGCCATATCTGCCCATACAAGGTACTTTTTATCATATTCATCTTTATAATTCCGTCTTGCGTTCATGATTGTTCGCTTTCTTGGATCAGTTACCTTGCTAGTATATATGTAATATGATGGCTGGTCTAGTATTTTTGGATGATTAGTTAAGTCTTATAGTAATTTTGAAGGAGTAGAGTTCAGCAAATCACCGGAGCAACAAACATACTTCATCAACGTTCAGGGAGCATGCTACCTCCACCACTAGATGCTTTTTGCAGTGACAGTTCTTCTGCTAAACCAATTGCAAAAGTTCCTTCAAGTGTAAGTTCAGTTAAATCTTAGCTTTGTAGTGACATTGTGTCCAATTTCGATTGATTACGCACCATTTCCTAGGAGTTTTAGTCTCCAAATACTCTCCCAAGCCTCAAACTACCACCCCAAAACTAaccacaaaaatattacaaatcgGAAGGCTTTCATGTTTGTTAGTCCCAGTTGGTGACTAACTTATTTATGTGACATGACTAGGTTAGGGAATCTATTCAGTTTACTAAGCTTACTATattcatttctattttttttttctatgagCAGAATGCAGCAAGTGTTCCCAGGTATTCTCCACCTAGTGGGAGTGGGAGCTCTAGCAGATCCACTGCTCTTCCCGCTGCAGCGTCATGGTAAGTTTTTCACTTGCTACTTTTATGCTAGGTATTTTGATTGgtcaatataataaaatagggATATCTGCTGCAGGGGGACACATAATGCAAACCAGCAGTCTTTAGCAGCGTCGGTTAACTCAAATGGATCTTCTGATATACAAAGAACAACATCAGTAAATGAAACCTTGGCCTTCTCTGCTGTTGTTGCAAATGCAGCTCATGGACCTGTGTCCTCTAGTAACGTTCTTAAAAGACCATCcaacaaagaagaaaatcaaaaagtTGTTGACAAAAGCAAGCTTAGGGTTTTGAAGCCTTTGCAGCCTAATGTTGTGGTTGGTTCTGGGACCAAGAGAGCCACCTCACCTGATAGAGATTCTCCTAGCAATCGGTTATCCAGTTCAACAGACTCTTCCTACGATGGCAGAGACGTTGACAAGCCTTCCGCTACTGTGAACTCGTTTGACGATTCAGATGAAGCTGTAGAAGATGACCCTATTGTAGGTAACTTGCGTGTTGGTGTTTCACAAGATGGCTGTACTGTAGGAAACTTGGCTGTTGCTGTTTCACAAATAGAGATAGCCACGAATTCGAGAGATGAGCGTCCTGATATTCCAATGGCAGTTGGTAGCAAGTGTGATCAAGGTTCTAGTAGACAATCTGATCATGAAGTATCAAAGTTGTCACATCTAGAGCAGTGTAAGATGGATAGCTCTATAAAGACTGATAAAAAAGATATACCATCAGAGAGTGGGTTCCCTCATACAAGGCCAGAGTGGGATTGGAGATTAGATTTGCAATCCCAAATGCAATTCAGCTCAAAATTGGATGTGGAGGATATCTCATCATTACATAACCAAAGGCATCACCGTGAAGAGGATGTTACCAACTCGCTGTTTTTGTCTAACTCTTCAAGTTCCATTTTGGATTCAAATCATCTGGCTTCTCGTTCTTCCCTACCTTGTGAACCTTCAGGTGTAAACGGTTCAAACTTGAGATTCCCTTCGGATAGAGGCAGCGATAGGTTGCATTTTCCAAGTGGGTTTGGTGAGAAATCCATGTTCAGTGCGGATCACTCTCTGTTTGCTAATGAAGGCAGGAACAAAGTTCGCAGCGCAGAGGATGAAGTAATCTCAAACATTTTGTCACTGGACTTTGATCCTTGGGATGAATCCTTAACCTCACCCCAGAATTTGGCTGAGTTACTAGGTAAAGTTGATCAGCGAGCCAGTCCTCTAAAACCTTCAAACCTCCTGAAGCAACATAACAGTCAGTCCAGATTCTCTTTTGCACGGTACGAAGAATCTAGTAATCAAGCATTTGACAGAGAGAACCATAGCATTTATGGGCAGTTTTCAAGAGATCAGCCTATTCGAGAGTCTGTAGTGAGCCGAGATATCTATCGTGATAATCTCGGGAATCTAATTGGATTTGCTTCAAACTATTCCGGTGGATTATTGGAAGACGTTGTTGCTGCTAGTCCTTTATTCTCATCGCACAAGACTCCTGGTCAGTATTTATAGTTGATgacttttctttgtttcttgtcTGGATTGAATCTTTTTCTAATACATTGCCGATTTGTTTCTCCTGTTGCAGTTACACGACCCCAAGTTTCTGCTCCTCCAGGATTTTCTGCGCCCAGCAGGTTACCTCCTCCTGGCTTCTCTTCACATGAAAGAGTTGGCCTATCTTCTGCCATGCTAAAGAATACATATCAAGTACAGCCTCCAATTGGGAATCCAAGTGGTGCAAGTGATATAGAGTTTGCGGATCCTGCTATTCTAGCTGTTGGAAGAGGGATGATAAATGCAGACTTGGATAGGAGATCAGTTTTCTCATCACAAATGAATTCTTATGGGAATGAGACAGGACTCCAAATGTCAAGACATCAGTCTCTGTCTGCTGCACAACAACAAGTCAATGGGTTTCATCATGATGTCAGAAACTTGTCTCCTTCGCCTATCGATCCTTACGGATTTAACTCAAGGCTAATGGATCAACAGGCACAGGGAAGTAGCTTATCTCTTTTCTCACATGGATCAACAAGACAACAA is part of the Raphanus sativus cultivar WK10039 unplaced genomic scaffold, ASM80110v3 Scaffold1485, whole genome shotgun sequence genome and harbors:
- the LOC130504302 gene encoding uncharacterized protein LOC130504302 isoform X2, which gives rise to MSDQGEKTCPLCAEEMDLTDQQLKPCRCGYQICVWCWHHIVDMAEKDQIEGRCPACRTPYDKEKIVGMTVDCDSLAFETNMERKKTQKSKSKPSEGRKQLTSVRVIQRNLVYIVGLPLNLADEDLLHHKEYFGQYGKVLKVSMSRTSSGAIQQFPNDTCSVYITYAKEEEAVRCIQAVHGFTLDGKSLKACFGTTKYCHAWLRNAACVNPDCLYLHEVGSQEDSFTKDEAISAHTRVQQITGATNILHQRSGSMLPPPLDAFCSDSSSAKPIAKVPSSNAASVPRYSPPSGSGSSSRSTALPAAASWGTHNANQQSLAASVNSNGSSDIQRTTSVNETLAFSAVVANAAHGPVSSSNVLKRPSNKEENQKVVDKSKLRVLKPLQPNVVVGSGTKRATSPDRDSPSNRLSSSTDSSYDGRDVDKPSATVNSFDDSDEAVEDDPIVGNLRVGVSQDGCTVGNLAVAVSQIEIATNSRDERPDIPMAVGSKCDQGSSRQSDHEVSKLSHLEQCKMDSSIKTDKKDIPSESGFPHTRPEWDWRLDLQSQMQFSSKLDVEDISSLHNQRHHREEDVTNSLFLSNSSSSILDSNHLASRSSLPCEPSGVNGSNLRFPSDRGSDRLHFPSGFGEKSMFSADHSLFANEGRNKVRSAEDEVISNILSLDFDPWDESLTSPQNLAELLGKVDQRASPLKPSNLLKQHNSQSRFSFARYEESSNQAFDRENHSIYGQFSRDQPIRESVVSRDIYRDNLGNLIGFASNYSGGLLEDVVAASPLFSSHKTPVTRPQVSAPPGFSAPSRLPPPGFSSHERVGLSSAMLKNTYQVQPPIGNPSGASDIEFADPAILAVGRGMINADLDRRSVFSSQMNSYGNETGLQMSRHQSLSAAQQQVNGFHHDVRNLSPSPIDPYGFNSRLMDQQAQGSSLSLFSHGSTRQQPSANQALSNGHWDKWNDGQNLNSLGMAELLRNERLGFNGSLYNNGYEDPKFRIPSPGGDVYNRTYGM
- the LOC130504302 gene encoding uncharacterized protein LOC130504302 isoform X1, with the translated sequence MSDQGEKTCPLCAEEMDLTDQQLKPCRCGYQICVWCWHHIVDMAEKDQIEGRCPACRTPYDKEKIVGMTVDCDSLAFETNMERKKTQKSKSKPSEGRKQLTSVRVIQRNLVYIVGLPLNLADEDLLHHKEYFGQYGKVLKVSMSRTSSGAIQQFPNDTCSVYITYAKEEEAVRCIQAVHGFTLDGKSLKACFGTTKYCHAWLRNAACVNPDCLYLHEVGSQEDSFTKDEAISAHTRSRVQQITGATNILHQRSGSMLPPPLDAFCSDSSSAKPIAKVPSSNAASVPRYSPPSGSGSSSRSTALPAAASWGTHNANQQSLAASVNSNGSSDIQRTTSVNETLAFSAVVANAAHGPVSSSNVLKRPSNKEENQKVVDKSKLRVLKPLQPNVVVGSGTKRATSPDRDSPSNRLSSSTDSSYDGRDVDKPSATVNSFDDSDEAVEDDPIVGNLRVGVSQDGCTVGNLAVAVSQIEIATNSRDERPDIPMAVGSKCDQGSSRQSDHEVSKLSHLEQCKMDSSIKTDKKDIPSESGFPHTRPEWDWRLDLQSQMQFSSKLDVEDISSLHNQRHHREEDVTNSLFLSNSSSSILDSNHLASRSSLPCEPSGVNGSNLRFPSDRGSDRLHFPSGFGEKSMFSADHSLFANEGRNKVRSAEDEVISNILSLDFDPWDESLTSPQNLAELLGKVDQRASPLKPSNLLKQHNSQSRFSFARYEESSNQAFDRENHSIYGQFSRDQPIRESVVSRDIYRDNLGNLIGFASNYSGGLLEDVVAASPLFSSHKTPVTRPQVSAPPGFSAPSRLPPPGFSSHERVGLSSAMLKNTYQVQPPIGNPSGASDIEFADPAILAVGRGMINADLDRRSVFSSQMNSYGNETGLQMSRHQSLSAAQQQVNGFHHDVRNLSPSPIDPYGFNSRLMDQQAQGSSLSLFSHGSTRQQPSANQALSNGHWDKWNDGQNLNSLGMAELLRNERLGFNGSLYNNGYEDPKFRIPSPGGDVYNRTYGM